In Primulina eburnea isolate SZY01 chromosome 14, ASM2296580v1, whole genome shotgun sequence, the following proteins share a genomic window:
- the LOC140811351 gene encoding putative F-box protein At1g32420, protein MKSRRQRAARNSANSKRRRMADSAEDRKKLCLPHELIFEILSYLPVKSLLRFKAVCKFWHEIIRDSIFIEKHRKMQTCLAIACHGDETPTPDTDAAAESSTTLCFLHGLQLEKCNSTHTYSIKNPSTKQVLILPSPKDFVLIMTMCFISTSQEYKLVCLYLDELTHDRLGCEVLTIGADSSWRSIDIPDTSYDSNIYKLRDCIHIDGVFYIMKDSEYGDSTLICIEMETEQFVQVNIPPNLLSDWDTIWPIRWDRTTLSVANIVKQRLHVMKLEDYRKNRWSKNKIDIPLNFLKEFPDLDEDPYIRAITDDILLFILKAEHAVFYSIKSASVRYKASAPPGKKLFFVSRSTLVSLRGMQPVSYIN, encoded by the coding sequence ATGAAATCAAGGAGGCAAAGAGCGGCGAGAAACTCAGCAAATTCAAAGAGGAGAAGAATGGCAGACTCTGCAGAAGACAGGAAAAAACTATGCCTACCACATGAATTAATCTTCGAAATCTTGAGTTATTTACCTGTTAAATCGTTGCTGAGATTCAAAGCCGTCTGCAAATTTTGGCACGAGATAATTCGAGATTCAatattcatagagaaacacagGAAGATGCAGACTTGCCTTGCTATCGCCTGTCACGGTGATGAAACACCTACTCCAGATACGGATGCTGCTGCAGAATCATCCACCACTTTATGTTTCCTCCATGGATTACAGTTGGAAAAATGCAACTCGACTCATACATACAGCATAAAGAACCCATCAACGAAACAGGTTCTCATTCTACCTAGTCCGAAGGATTTTGTCTTAATCATGACAATGTGTTTCATATCAACCAGCCAAGAATACAAGTTGGTTTGTCTGTATCTTGATGAACTCACCCATGACCGGTTAGGCTGCGAAGTTCTAACGATTGGGGCCGATTCTTCATGGCGATCCATTGACATCCCTGATACATCGTATGACTCAAATATTTACAAACTGAGAGACTGCATACACATCGACGGGGTCTTCTACATAATGAAGGATTCTGAATACGGTGACTCCACGTTAATTTGCATAGAAATGGAGACAGAACAATTTGTTCAAGTCAACATCCCACCCAACTTGTTATCGGATTGGGACACAATCTGGCCTATAAGGTGGGACCGCACAACGTTATCGGTTGCTAACATCGTGAAACAAAGACTTCATGTCATGAAATTGGAAGACTACAGGAAGAATAGATGGAGTAAGAACAAAATAGATATACCCTTAAATTTCTTGAAAGAATTTCCAGATTTGGACGAGGATCCTTACATTCGTGCAATTACAGATGATATATTGCTTTTCATTCTAAAAGCAGAACATGCTGTATTCTACAGCATTAAATCTGCTAGCGTCAGATATAAAGCATCGGCCCCTCCGGGAAAAAAATTGTTCTTCGTTAGTAGGTCTACGCTGGTATCTTTGAGAGGGATGCAGCCAGTTTCGTATATTAATTGA